CACCGGCATCTACGCCTGGGAAACCTTGTATGATCTGGGCAAGAACCAGGAGCGCTACTGGCAGGAATACCTGGACAAGCTCGCCAAGGCCGGCCACAAGCGCAGCGGCGAGGCGGCGAATTGAGCAACAGGTTTCAATCAACCACGAAGGACACAAAGGACACGAAGGAAATCTTTGGATTGAGGCCCGCCATGAATGGCGTCGTAAGGATGTACGGCGACTTTTCCCTTGATACCTTTGTGTCCGTCGTGTCCTTCGTGGTTAACGTCCAACAGGACAGAACATGACCGACGACAAGACCACCCACTTCGGTTTCGAGCAGGTCGGCTGGGACGAGAAGGCGCGCCGCGTCGGTGCGGTGTTCGATTCGGTCGCACACAAATACGACATCATGAACGATGTGATGTCGCTCGGTATCCATCGCCTCTGGAAGCGCATCGCCATCGAACTTTCGGGTGTGCGCACGGGACAGCGGGTGCTAGATCTCGCTGGCGGCACCGGCGATCTGGCGGCACGGCTGGCGCGCATGGCCGGGCCCGAGGGCGAGGTTGTACTGGCCGACATCAACGCATCCATGCTGCAGGTCGGCCGGGCACGGCTGCTCGATCAGGGTATTGCTGGCAATGTCCGTTTCGTCCAGGCCAATGCCGAACGTCTGCCGTTCCCGGACAATCACTTCGACTGCATCACCATCGCCTTCGGTCTGCGCAACGTCACCGACAAGGACGCCGCACTGGCCTCCATGTACCGGGTGCTCAAGCCGGGCGGGCGACTGCTGATCCTGGAGTTCTCCAAGCCGCGCGCACCGGGACTGGCGCCGCTGTACGACTTCTATTCCTTCAAGATCCTGCCGCTGATGGGCAAGCTCATTGCCAACGACCCGGCAAGTTATCAGTACCTCGCCGAATCCATCCGCATGCACCCCGATCAGGACCGCCTGCGCGCCATGCTGGAGCAGGTCGGCTTCGAGGACTGCAGCTACCACAACCTCAGTGGTGGCATCGTCGCCCTGCACCGCGGATTCAAGTACTGATGCCAGGGCCCGCACCCGCCTGGGTCGCCGGTGCGGTCGAGACCGCCTGCAATACCGCTTTCGCGCTCGACCCCGAGGTGCGCGCGCGCCTCGGGGCGCTGACCGGTAAGGTCATCGCCCTGGAGCTGCTGGGCCTGGGACTGCGGTTGTATCTCTTTCCGCACGCGCAGGGCGTGCAGGTACTCGGGCACTACGAGGGTGAGCCGGATACCGAGTTGCGCGGTGCACCACTGTCGCTGCTGCGCCTGGGACTGAGCGACCGGCCCGCCGACGAGCTGTTCGCCGGCGGCGTGGAACTGCGCGGTGACACCGCCACCGGCCAGGCCTTCCAGGATATCCTGCGCGCCCTGCGGATCGACTGGGAGGAGCTGCTCGCGCGCATCACCGGCGACGACATCGCCCATCAGGCAGGCCGCGCGACGCGCGCCGCGCGCGAACAGGCGCACCGGATGGGTGACACGCTCGCGCTCGACCTGAGCGAATACCTGCACGAGGAGGCCGGTGTACTGGTCACACGGCCCGAGATCGAATCCTTCCTGGATGCGGTCGACGGCCTGCGCAGCGATGCCGACCGGCTGGCGGCGCGCCTGCGCCGCCTCGAGGTGGCGTTGGCGGTACGCAGGTAAAAACCTGTCAGCCACGGAAGCACACGGAACGGATGACGTAAGGTCCTCGCGATCCATGCCGCGATCCCCCTTCGGGGTCCGGCTTAATGATGGGTGTGTTTTTCCGTATACTTTCCGTGGCTGAAACAGAATTCGTCAAATAAAGGCTGTCTGTGATGATCCGACCCACTCTGTTGTGGCGCGTGATGCACATCAACTGGGTCCTGGTCCGCAACGGCCTGGACGAGATCGTCTTCGCCACCCATCTGTTCCGGCCGTTGCGCTTTCTGTACCGCCTGG
The window above is part of the Gammaproteobacteria bacterium genome. Proteins encoded here:
- the ubiE gene encoding bifunctional demethylmenaquinone methyltransferase/2-methoxy-6-polyprenyl-1,4-benzoquinol methylase UbiE, whose protein sequence is MTDDKTTHFGFEQVGWDEKARRVGAVFDSVAHKYDIMNDVMSLGIHRLWKRIAIELSGVRTGQRVLDLAGGTGDLAARLARMAGPEGEVVLADINASMLQVGRARLLDQGIAGNVRFVQANAERLPFPDNHFDCITIAFGLRNVTDKDAALASMYRVLKPGGRLLILEFSKPRAPGLAPLYDFYSFKILPLMGKLIANDPASYQYLAESIRMHPDQDRLRAMLEQVGFEDCSYHNLSGGIVALHRGFKY
- a CDS encoding SCP2 sterol-binding domain-containing protein; the encoded protein is MPGPAPAWVAGAVETACNTAFALDPEVRARLGALTGKVIALELLGLGLRLYLFPHAQGVQVLGHYEGEPDTELRGAPLSLLRLGLSDRPADELFAGGVELRGDTATGQAFQDILRALRIDWEELLARITGDDIAHQAGRATRAAREQAHRMGDTLALDLSEYLHEEAGVLVTRPEIESFLDAVDGLRSDADRLAARLRRLEVALAVRR